tgagtgttgcagaagttaactgtggagcttttttgtgtaaagattacatcagaaaaaggtgacaggggctgttatgttaatatactgtaaactactgtatagtggggtgctgtatactgtgtggggctgtatactgtgggggcctgtatactgtgggggcctgtatactgtgggggggcctgtatactgtgggggggctgtatactgtgggggggctgtatactgtgggggggctgtatactgtgggggggggggtgtatactgtgggggggggggtgtatactgtgtgggggcctgaatactgtgtgggggcctgtatactgtgtgggggcctgtatactgtgtgggggcctgtatactgtgtgggggcctgtatactgtgtgggggcctgtatactgtgtgggggcctgtatactgtgtggtgggctatatattgtgtaatgggctgtatattgtggggggggcctgtatactgtgggggggcctgtatactgtggggggagtgctatactgtatagtgtggggggctgtatcgtgtatagtttggggtgctgtatactgtgaggtgttgtatactgtgaggtgctatactgctctactatataccgtggggtactgtatagtatggggtgctaaactgcatactgtgtggtgctgtatactatagggtgctatactgcatactgtggggtgcactgtaacactagggtgacccgagccctggtctccttcctgcagagcggtgcccacttccagcccagagcactgatcctgagccgcttgagtcttcagaactggaagtatttatagtcattcactggactctaccagatgtgtggattttttgtgtgtgtgttgtggtggagggcgtgattgcctgctaaggtgtgggaaggcgggatccagggggcccaagtaaatttttgcccagggtccaatcaatattaaagacggccctgaccaaagttattcaactaaGTCTCGTGTGACTTCATAAATAAcggactttggctcatcggagcccatatagTCTAATACCGTACGGAGACGAATCTAcggatgacctatactcaggattggtcatcagtatccgatcggtggggatccaactcCTAACACTCCCGCCCAACAGCTGTACTTTGAAGGGACTGCAGAGCTTTGTGGGCGCCACaatagtgacatcacattcaatcAGTAACAAAACCTAGGCACAGctcaacctcattgaagtcaatggagttgtgctgcgataccaagcacagcagttATCCAATGGAAGGTGCTGTGATTGGTTAGCTAAATATGGACAAGGTCAAGTGCATGAAGCAGGTGGTATGAAGTTAGACAAGGGTCCacccctgcaccagatctatcgtCCAGCCCGAGCCACCGTGATAAGTCTGGGGCATCTTCTAACAATCTCACTTCCCGCAGACATGAAGACCCCTGTGATCACCTACACTTTTATGCAGCTGCTGACATAACTAAACCAATGCTTCCATAAAGAACAagttgtaaaatattttatttttatacctgAGTCTATATACCAAAAATATGTCTAATTCTTCTACATATGGTGGAACCCAACAGATGACCAGTATCCATCATCACAGCAGATCTGGAGGAGCACCACGAGAAGATGTCACAGTAACCAGAACTTAGTCTAATGGGTATCTTTTGTAGATAACTTCTGACCATTTCGCCAACCAGATGGCGGCATCTTTTCTCCTGGATATAACCACGCAGTGTAACAAGCCTCTTAACGCCAGAGCAGACATGTCCGACCTCTCACGAGATATCCTCCAGGTAGTCCGCCacatcactgaggtgggagatggAGTTGTCCAAGGTGAGCTCCTCCAGCTTGTGGTCACTGGCAGTCaggtcatccacagacagctcctcctccaggTCCTCTCCTATACTGAGCTCAGAGCGCTGACTGCTGCTGTGGAAGTCATCCATGTAGTCCTCCTCATTGGCAGCCTTCTCAAAGGGGGACCTCAGCTCCTTCAGTGAGCCATCTCCGTCCTGATCACTAACCTTAGTTGACCCTGACAGGGAGCTCTGCGAGTGTGTGGCCCCTGGATGGGCCCCATTGCTCTCCTCCTTCCAGCCATATGTTTTCTCGGGCTTGGGTATAGGGTCATCAAAGAAAGAGTCTCCCTCTAGGTCGTCTTCCTCCTGCCGGAGGTCGGTCTTGGAGGGGTCTCCATGGGGCTGGGCGCCGGGAGGCAGGTCACGGGTCACCACGCTCCTGCACTGCATGAAGAGCCGCCGATACATGGCCAGGAAGCCCTGCTCATCCACGCCGCCCCTGCCCGCCAGCTCGTCCGCCATGTACCTGTCCAGCATGCTCCGGCTGAAGTGCGGGCAGAGGTCCGCCAAGAGCGCCCGCAGCTCCTCCCCGCCGACCTCCCGGGAATCTCCCCGGCGGCACTGCTTGAACTTGGCCTGCGCCTCCTCGAGGTCCTCCGGGGGCAGCTCCTGCGGCACAGGCCGCGCCGCATCTCTCCGCTGGGATTGTCTGACCAGCTCCAGGAGCAGCGGCGCCTTGGACACGGGGAGCCCCAGCTCTCGGCAGGTTGACGTCCGCTCGTCCGGAGCGCTGGGCAGGCAGGCTTCAGGCTGCAGCACGGCCAGGGTGAAGTCCAGGTGGAAGTGCTGCAGGAAGTCCGTGATCAGGCCGGCTACCAGGCGGCCATCTCTAGTGGCCAGGAACTGCCGGAGACTCTCGTTGATGAGGGAAGGCTTGTTCTCCGCCCGCTCCTGCTCCTCCAGCGCCAGGAAGACGGACGCCCGCAGCTCGGCCTTTATCTTGTTCAGGACGCCGTTATTCTCCAATGTGTGGATGAGCAGATCCCTCAGCTCCGTGTCCTCCTCCGCCGCAGACATCCCTGCCGAGCGGCTCCACTCACCACCTACTAAGGGAAGATTGCCGAGCTTATCGAGCGTGGATCTGTCAACGTCTCCAAACGGCCAATCACACCGCGCGCCGCTGGCAGGGGGAACCTAGAAAAGAGCAGTGGGCGGCGGGGCGGGGCTTCTGACGTCAGAAAGCGCCAGGTTTGAGCGCCAAGACGGCTTCGCTGAACGCTGCCTTCAGTCACTAGTAACCTAGCAACATAAAGCTCCGCCCTCCAAGGCATTACGTGTAGCTGCACGACGCAGAGAAAAAAATCGATTGTCTCTACGGCTCAGCTACTCTGGGCTTGTGGTCTGTGTGTCTCATTTCAGCCCTCCCCGCGTTCCCCGGGCGCTTGGCAACCGAGCGGCGCAGAGCGTGGAAGTGAGGCACCGGGAGCTGGCTGCCGGGAGCAGGGTAGGATCCGGGGATTGGTGGGATGGGTGGGGTTTTCTACACTTGTTGGTGTGGCTCCGATCACTTAATCTTCTGACACATAAGATCACTGCTGTCTGTGATGCAGCCTCTGGCCTGTCCCTATAGATGTCTGATCCTCCTGTGTGATGGCTGCTATGTTCTGATTACCCTGTTATGTCACCACCACTCTCTGTATACAGTGATCACATCATATGAATTGCTATGGTTACACAACTGGTGGAGCTGGTGACCACTCTGGAGCCCCCCCATAGGAACTGCCATAGAGAAGAGCCTGGACAGTAAGTTACAGCGTCCCCGGGACTCGCCCTGCAAATGGCCACTTTTTACTTAGTCTGTCGCAGTCTGTTCGCTAGGATGCTACTTTATGTAACCTACCTCTGGGATGATGGCTGTCagcaagaaccccccccccccccatcctcttcCCAGCTAGACTGAGTGGTCTCCACAAGAGATGACTATCGGTGGTCACCAGTACCGAAGAACCTAGCCTGGCTGGAGCAAACCTGCTTCTCAGTGGGCTCCTCCATAGGGCAGTGTGGTACCCCGGCATCTGTATAGGGCAGTGTAGCGTATGCTTGTGAAGCCCCGGGTCCATATGTATAATCGGGGGAAGCCATCAGGGCTGGAGGAATCCTGCTACTCAGTGGGCTCCTCCATAGGGCAGTGTGGTACCCCGACATCTGTATAGGGCAGTGTAGCGTATGCTTGTGAAGCCCCGGGTCCACATATATAATCGGGGGAAGCCGTCAGGGCTGGAGGAAACCTGCTTCTCAGTGGGCTCCTCCTTAGGGCAGTGTGGTACCCCGGCATCTGTATAGGGCAGTGTAGCGTATGCTTGTGAAGCCCCGGGTCCACATGTATAATCGGGGGGAAGCCGTCAGGGCTGGAGGAAACCTGCTTCTCAGTTGGCTCCTCCATAGGGCAGTGTGGTACCCCGGCATCTGTATAGGGCAGTGTAGCGTATGCTTATGAAGCCCAGGGTCCATATGTATAATCTGGGGAAGCCGTCAGGGCTGGAGGAATCCTGCTTCTCAGTGGGCTCCTCCATAGGGCAGTGTGGTACCCCGGCATCTGTATAGGGCAGTGTAGCGTATGCTTATGAAGCCCCGGGTCCATATGTATAATCTGGGGAAGCCGTCAGGGCTGGAGGAAACCTGCTTCTCAGTGGGCTCCTCCATAGGGCAGTGTGGTACCCAGGCATTTGTATAGGGCAGTGTAGCGTATGCTTGTGAAGCCCCGGGTCCACATGTATAATCGGGGGAAGCCATCAGGGCTGGAGGAATCCTGCTTCTCAGTGGGCTCCTCCATAGGGCAGTGTGGTACCCGGGCATCTGTATAGGGCAGTGTAGCGTGTGCTTGTGAAACCCCGGGTCCACATGTATAATCTGGGGAAGCCGTCAGGGCTGGAGGAAACCTGCTTCCTCTTCTCCAGTGTACAAGCCATAGGCCACCTCCAGAAAACCGGCCTAAGGAACTGGTTACAGACGTCAGTATAAAATATACTTTGCATGTAATAATGCGTATACGTGGACCGCACGATTTTTGTTGGTAACTTCTCAATTTCAAAACATCCAATTTTGTGCATATGGGTAAAAACATCAGATTCCACAAATATCTTCCTCTCACAGAGAGCCCTGTGGAGTATCAAAGACCGCGCCAATAGTGAAGTACTGTAGACACTATTCACATGCACTTGTATTTGTTATACTCACAAGCGCCGGAGAAAATGCGGGCACATCAAACACATATGACTTCTCGTGTCTCTCTCCCATGGTTAATTCTACAGAAGAGAAATCCGCTCCAATAGTGAAGGACTGCAAACACtttgcctaaatttttttttttattatactcacaagcgtagatttcaggtgactacctcttgaagctcatcaagagaatgccaagagtgtgcaaagcagtaatcaaagcaaaaggtggctactttgaagaacctagaatatgacatattttcagttgtttcacacttttttgttatgtatataattccacatgtgttaattcatagttttgatgccttcagtgtgaatctacaattttcatagtcatgaaaataaagaaaactctttgaatgagaaggtgtgtccaaacttttggtctgtactgtatataaaactaATCCCCTCATATTAAGGGTAGCTACCCTACCATTCTTTTTATAAAAACTACACAAATATACATTTTCATTTACGGGATATCCCGTTCATAAACTCCCTTCCACACATCATTGACCTTCATGCATCCAGGTGGTACATACCTGACCAATCCTTGGAGAACCTACCGTGAGATGCAGCCGTTTCCATTCATTCATTACTCACAACAGGGTACAGCGTAAAGAAAAGAGTGTTACCGTCAAATATGTCTCTTGTTATCTTGTTATGTCAGGCACGATGTCGCATCACACTCCACATTCAATCCCTGTGGTTGGATCGTGTCCAACTCGTACATCCATTTCACCTCTGGTTGATCAATGTTTGCAATAGTATCAAATCCCCACCCCCGCGCCAATTCCCCTTCACTAATTCCACCCCAGCAAACAAAAGTCCTCTAGGGGTTTTCTGGTGAGCGGTTTAAACTGTGGCGAGACCCCATGTGTTTATAAACCTTTTTTAATGTTCCTTATATGTTCTTGTATTTGTGTGCTAAGCTTTCTCATCGTGCGgcccacatactggaggccacacagGCACTCCAGCATGTAGTCCACCCCTGAACTTTCACATGTAATTTCTCCTTACATTTTTTGGTCCTTATTTCTTTTATTCGAATGGATCATAGACACCATTTTCAACCTCCCTTTCTTGTTCCTATTCCTGCATGGAAGGCAGAACCCACACCATACAAATGTATCTTGCTTTTGTTTTCCAGTATCTATGGGGATCGCACTGCGCTCTAAATGATTCCTAAGGTTTGGGGCTTTTCTAAAAATAATCTCCGGGGCGGTCGGGGATTTCCTTTCCCAGGACAGGATCATTTTTCAATACTGTACAATTATTTCTGATGGCATTCTTTATAAGGCCGGCATGCCTGGTGTACTGCGCAAAAAATGTAAAGCGGAAATCTTTTGTTATTTTTCAATCCTTCCTTACCCctcatttttcctttctcctCTATAATTCAACTACAAGTTGTTAGTTCTTCCCtcgaataattttttttctatgaatttGTCCTGTCTAATCTGGCTTTGTTCTCTAGTCTGTCACGTCAGTACAATTACGATAGATCCTTTTTATCTGTCCCTTAGTGATATTGTGAAGCCATGGGCCATAATGGCAACTTTCCATGTCAATATAGCCATTTACACCtgtatccttaaaaaaaaaaaaaaaaaaaaagtttttgtcttAAGAATACCACCGTCGACAAATATAGTCAGGTCCAGAAAATTCACTGCTACATTGCTAATGGTGCTGGTGAATTTTAAGTTCCAATCATTTACATTTAGCGCCGCAGTAAAGTCTTCCAGACCCCGTCTGTCCCCTTCCCGTCATATCTCCTCCAGATGATTAGTTTACCAAACTGAGATATTTTGAACAAATATGGGCTAATCTTCTCCTTCTCCCAAAGGGACATAAACAATTTagcgaaactgggggcgaatgTGTTTGATGTGCCCGCATTTTCTCGGGCGCTTGTGAGTATAACAAATACAAGTGCATGTGAATAGTGTCTACAGTACTTCACTACGGTGCGGTCTTTGATACTCCACAGGGCTCTCTGTGAGAGGAAGATCTTTGTGGAGTCTGATGTTTTTACCCATATGCGCAAAATTGGATGGTTTGAACCTGAGAAGTTACCA
The genomic region above belongs to Bufo gargarizans isolate SCDJY-AF-19 chromosome 4, ASM1485885v1, whole genome shotgun sequence and contains:
- the CEP43 gene encoding centrosomal protein 43, giving the protein MSAAEEDTELRDLLIHTLENNGVLNKIKAELRASVFLALEEQERAENKPSLINESLRQFLATRDGRLVAGLITDFLQHFHLDFTLAVLQPEACLPSAPDERTSTCRELGLPVSKAPLLLELVRQSQRRDAARPVPQELPPEDLEEAQAKFKQCRRGDSREVGGEELRALLADLCPHFSRSMLDRYMADELAGRGGVDEQGFLAMYRRLFMQCRSVVTRDLPPGAQPHGDPSKTDLRQEEDDLEGDSFFDDPIPKPEKTYGWKEESNGAHPGATHSQSSLSGSTKVSDQDGDGSLKELRSPFEKAANEEDYMDDFHSSSQRSELSIGEDLEEELSVDDLTASDHKLEELTLDNSISHLSDVADYLEDIS